A genomic stretch from Theobroma cacao cultivar B97-61/B2 chromosome 4, Criollo_cocoa_genome_V2, whole genome shotgun sequence includes:
- the LOC18601604 gene encoding uncharacterized protein LOC18601604 isoform X1 has product MVAAIAVTSPKSTVLQSPISLKNPNSSFLGGSLKGFSLQLKPRSQKKDSGISLVVASAGDKTTAGGSYSSSTASANRFYFNITGFPFPLGPFLNRRTTRTEAVKGSIWLFEQEQALGFSSVSTNIRMTVIKLKSGGLWVHAPIAPTKECIKLLKELGAPVEYIVLPTFAYEHKIFVGPFSRKFPKAQVWVAPRQWSWPLNLPLEFFGIFRAKILEDEDLSTPWADEIEQKVLSSPEVGIGPYVEVAFYHKRSRTLLVTDAVIYVPKKPPECINKEYLLASAKNGLAVKLLSKGKKVPDEPVVDNEINRQKGWERMVLQILFLGPSNLLEPNASFAQMSQKLIVSPIIKTLVFSKVPEKIRDWIDGIARDWKFKRIIPAHFAGPIKAGRAELLAAFAFLDDLLGERYITRPSLALLFTSLMGKAASYFPPDDMKTLSSLDELLVSVGAVKKTVSGRK; this is encoded by the exons atggtggcAGCCATTGCTGTTACTTCTCCAAAATCAACTGTTCTTCAGAGCCCGATCTCTTTAAAAAATCCCAATTCAAGTTTCCTTGGTGGGTCCTTGAAGGGTTTTTCTTTACAGTTGAAACCAAGAAGCCAGAAGAAAGATAGTGGTATCAGCTTGGTGGTTGCTTCGGCTGGTGATAAAACCACTGCTGGTGGAAGTTACAGTAGTAGTACTGCCTCTGCTAACAGGTTTTACTTTAACATCACTGGCTTCCCTTTCCCTCTTGGCCCTTTTCTCAACAGGCGCACTACTAGGACTGAG GCTGTTAAAGGCTCTATATGGCTATTTGAACAAGAGCAAGCATTAGGCTTCAGCAGTGTCTCAACAAACATTCGGATGACAGTTATCAAACTCAAATCTGGGGGACTATGGGTACATGCACCTATTGCCCCAACCAAAGAGTGCATCAAG CTTTTGAAGGAATTAGGAGCTCCAGTAGAATACATTGTCCTGCCAACATTTGCTTATGAGCATAAAATTTTTGTGGGTCCTTTCTCTAGAAAATTTCCAAAGGCTCAGGTGTGGGTGGCACCAAGGCAATGGAGTTGGCCCTTGAATTTACCCCTTGAATTTTTTGGGATTTTTCGTGCGAAAATTTTGGAAGATGAGGATTTGTCGACTCCATGGGCTGATGAGATTGAACAAAAAGTTCTAAGCTCGCCAGAAGTTG GGATTGGACCATATGTAGAAGTGGCTTTCTATCATAAACGTTCAAGAACACTTCTGGTTACAGATGCTGTCATATATGTCCCAAAAAAGCCACCAGAGTGCATTAACAAAGAATACCTCTTGGCATCAGCAAAGAATGGCTTGGCAGTGAAACTTCTTagcaaaggaaagaaagttCCTGATGAACCAGTTGTTGACAATGAAATAAACCGTCAAAAAG GGTGGGAAAGAATGGTTCTACAGATACTGTTCCTTGGTCCATCGAATCTTCTGGAACCAAATGCTAGTTTTGCACAGATGTCACAAAAGCTGATTGTTTCTCCTATCATAAAGACACTAGTCTTCAGCAAAGTTCCAGAAAAG ATTAGGGATTGGATTGATGGCATCGCAAGGGACTGGAAATTCAAGAGGATAATTCCTGCCCATTTTGCAGGTCCCATTAAGGCAGGCAGGGCTGAATTATTAGCTGCATTTGCATTTCTTGATGACCTTTTAGGTGAGCGTTACATTACTCGGCCCTCGCTTGCTCTTCTCTTCACATCACTCATGGGGAAGGCAGCCAGTTACTTCCCACCGGATGACATGAAGACCTTATCATCCCTCGATGAATTATTAGTGTCTGTGGGAGCCGTGAAGAAAACAGTCTCTGGCCGCAAATGA
- the LOC18601604 gene encoding uncharacterized protein LOC18601604 isoform X2 gives MVAAIAVTSPKSTVLQSPISLKNPNSSFLGGSLKGFSLQLKPRSQKKDSGISLVVASAGDKTTAGGSYSSSTASANRFYFNITGFPFPLGPFLNRRTTRTEAVKGSIWLFEQEQALGFSSVSTNIRMTVIKLKSGGLWVHAPIAPTKECIKLLKELGAPVEYIVLPTFAYEHKIFVGPFSRKFPKAQVWVAPRQWSWPLNLPLEFFGIFRAKILEDEDLSTPWADEIEQKVLSSPEVGIGPYVEVAFYHKRSRTLLVTDAVIYVPKKPPECINKEYLLASAKNGLAVKLLSKGKKVPDEPVVDNEINRQKGWERMVLQILFLGPSNLLEPNASFAQMSQKLIVSPIIKTLVFSKVPEKVPLRQAGLNY, from the exons atggtggcAGCCATTGCTGTTACTTCTCCAAAATCAACTGTTCTTCAGAGCCCGATCTCTTTAAAAAATCCCAATTCAAGTTTCCTTGGTGGGTCCTTGAAGGGTTTTTCTTTACAGTTGAAACCAAGAAGCCAGAAGAAAGATAGTGGTATCAGCTTGGTGGTTGCTTCGGCTGGTGATAAAACCACTGCTGGTGGAAGTTACAGTAGTAGTACTGCCTCTGCTAACAGGTTTTACTTTAACATCACTGGCTTCCCTTTCCCTCTTGGCCCTTTTCTCAACAGGCGCACTACTAGGACTGAG GCTGTTAAAGGCTCTATATGGCTATTTGAACAAGAGCAAGCATTAGGCTTCAGCAGTGTCTCAACAAACATTCGGATGACAGTTATCAAACTCAAATCTGGGGGACTATGGGTACATGCACCTATTGCCCCAACCAAAGAGTGCATCAAG CTTTTGAAGGAATTAGGAGCTCCAGTAGAATACATTGTCCTGCCAACATTTGCTTATGAGCATAAAATTTTTGTGGGTCCTTTCTCTAGAAAATTTCCAAAGGCTCAGGTGTGGGTGGCACCAAGGCAATGGAGTTGGCCCTTGAATTTACCCCTTGAATTTTTTGGGATTTTTCGTGCGAAAATTTTGGAAGATGAGGATTTGTCGACTCCATGGGCTGATGAGATTGAACAAAAAGTTCTAAGCTCGCCAGAAGTTG GGATTGGACCATATGTAGAAGTGGCTTTCTATCATAAACGTTCAAGAACACTTCTGGTTACAGATGCTGTCATATATGTCCCAAAAAAGCCACCAGAGTGCATTAACAAAGAATACCTCTTGGCATCAGCAAAGAATGGCTTGGCAGTGAAACTTCTTagcaaaggaaagaaagttCCTGATGAACCAGTTGTTGACAATGAAATAAACCGTCAAAAAG GGTGGGAAAGAATGGTTCTACAGATACTGTTCCTTGGTCCATCGAATCTTCTGGAACCAAATGCTAGTTTTGCACAGATGTCACAAAAGCTGATTGTTTCTCCTATCATAAAGACACTAGTCTTCAGCAAAGTTCCAGAAAAG GTCCCATTAAGGCAGGCAGGGCTGAATTATTAG